tggtaaTACAAacttcttcagcaagaaatttacccccATTGTGCTGCagctgcacttaacccaggtgaggtacccaggaggattaattccttgaatgcatcaAGCACCCTTAGCAGCTTGAgctatagccggggtaatatatagtgccattgaataggcaactagataatctGCACCTCATAAATGCTAGATACTATTATGTTAAATTTCATACTTTAAATTAACAAAATCGAACTATGAAAAAACAATTTACTCACAGTTCTCGATTTTCTTGCATGAATTTATCAGCCTCTTACATCAGGATTACGATACAAGTGCACAcatagttaccaagaatgcgtAAAGCATTTGCATtcatttgaatgcaggataaaagagcattgttgattaaatgccaTGTttagtcaggcgccttagacgACTCAGCCACGGCACCTCACACGATAATGATATCTCCCTGTTTGATACAGGCTGTCATATAATTTGTTAAATCTTTGCCCTTCATCTTGGAGTGGTGCTAAAGCTGGCATCATCTCAGGGCAAGGCGCAAAGGTATTATTTGttcaaaacgtgatttttttatggacacaaaaaaaaagataaaaaataaacctGATATATCGTGTGTACCACacaaaacgaaaccgagatttagcgatgatttatcataactaaatcgtaaatacaatagacaaatgacctatcattgtaaagcttaagagtctcttctttcatctggtacAGCATACAATATTTCTCATACACAcatgagtaaaaacaatttcaagaaaggataccaaaaagttaTTTGGCAGGGGCTAtccaaatttaaaaaagaaaaccaaaaaaGGTCAATGTCTGCTTTTTATTTTGGTGCCTCAATCACAGataatggtcaagaaataacaaacttCTGTTCCTTCCAAACAATGCTTGAATTGCCATAATTCCATTAAACAAACATGTTTTCACCACTTTCCCACCTAAGCTAttgcatggttaacaaaagactttatgcatggaTGATCGTCAACAGAACGTAGTGTCAAGTAAGTTTGAAAGCTAGCCAGTAAAcctctttattttattaaattattgaaattgaagCCTTATTCCAAATTAACAGAACTTTgtaatttcttgacaattttctgCGATTGATGTATCacattaaagagcagatattgaacattttaaaaatgtgattttctttttgaaacccagataccatccgccaagtgactttttggtatcctttcttcaaattctttttactcactcatgcatgaatgaaaaaTCTTCTTTGTTGTAGCAGATGAAGGAGGGgactctaagctttacaatgaaaggtcatttgtctattgtatttgtgattaagttatgataaatcattgctaaatcttggtttcgtttttgtgggacgcactgtatagcaaaTTATGTGAATGTATGATTATATCTCCTGgctaaaatgaataaattttcaaGTGCCAATGCAGGGGGGGTAGAACAAGCACcccctacaaaaaaaaaaaatctgaattaaAAGTTATTACAAAAGACAATATAAACAACAATATCAATTTTGCTTCCTAATTTCTGTCAAAATCCTACTGATGAATGTTTGAAAGATAATTGTCAAACTTCAAGCtttatcaaaatgtattttgtaattcatataaaatgtaagTAGGTTTACAATCATTTAGATTTACTTCCTGCTCTTTTCCTCTACATAGATTCCCATATGATTACTGCCAACCTCTTCTCTCTTCCATAATTTGTACATCCCCCAAATGAAATCATGATCAGTTACAATTGAATTACATACATAATACCATTAACAAAATGTTAGATAGCTTGCAAAATTGCAAGCACTTTCATATATTATGAGATGAATAAACCATCAACAGTACTGTATCATTGGAATATACAAATGAGAGGTTTTATAAATAGTATAAGACACAAGAAAGATGCTTTATGCAGAttcttttttttagtaaatAAATTATACAGTTTCTACATGTATACCGGTAATCCATTCTTCTGAATTTGAATGGGCCTCTAAACTCATTTCATACTGGGGTCAATCACATTGTCTTTTCAGTATCAAAACGatagagaggaagagggaatgGTTACTCTTAAGTTTTAAGAAAGTCAGTCATCATTTATAATGATCCGGGATTGGTTCAAGGAGTTTGGGCACGATATCATAGTACTTGACGAAGCCATTCTTCTGTATTCCAAACTCTCTCATCATGTCATCAACTGCGAAATAAAggagaccaaaaaaaaagagaattataAATCTGAAATTACAACGGCATACTCACATAGTTTTGAGGGTCTCAGAATATGCATACCTCTggaaaatttcacaaaaatatttttcttgacAAAGTGATGAAATATACCGTACTTAATCtccaaaaatatttgtattatgaTGATAAATTGGGTATCACACTGAAGAGCTTATCCTATTCCTGCTAAGAAGTGGCATATAATAAATACTGCATGCAATGAAAATTATGCTCCATTTAAGaaataatttagttttaaaaaatggcaaaatttGATCTCAAGCTTAAATAcgattttttctcatttcatcATTAAGTATTCATAGTCCATAATAactaaatcaaatatttttgttgagATAGAAATGTTTGCCCAAATGTCAGGGTTTtttaataagaaatattttagAGATATAAGCAACTTAAACTTATTATAGAAACACATATTAGGCCAAAAACATAAATTTACAACAAGCATCTTGAAGCAGCACTTATACTGGGTAAAAGAGAAgtcattttgtttgataaaaaattatcatttaaaaccaaggtattttttattttactattttggagattacatgattaaaaaaacattaaatttcctacatgtatatgtgtaaCCTTTTGACATAACTTTTTGACTCCAACTGTACTGTACATGTGAACAATCTCAACCTACCTTCCCTATCAGATATTTTCTCTCCGAACTTAGTCATGATGTTGCGGAATTCCGAAGCCATGATAAATCCTCTATTTTGGGTATCGGTCAATCTGAATGCATCCATGATCTCCTTGAAAGGGTTTTCGTTCTTATGCTGTTCATACATGATCACTAAGAAATCACTAAATGAGATCTTATCATCTGCAGCAGAGAgataacaaacaaaaacagaTCTAAAAGTTGTATGTTTGGGTATTTTCCCCTCTGGCAGGTACACACTGTAAATATCATATGGTTGATAATAACTCTTATTGCCCATTGCATATAGTGGCACAAGAACACTTTGATCAAAGACTTGGAGAAGTGAAACATGACTACTGGCTTGCCCCACTTAtcttttatatttctaaaaTCATCCTGGGGCCACTAACTGAATACAAACAATTCAAGTTggtttcgtgttttttttctacagacaAGCATTTTACCGTAGAACCTAGGTGACATgttgaaaatgcaattttgatttttttcatttatgatacaaagtctacatgtatgtcagcaATAAATTCAAACCTGTTTCTACCATTCCtttattttgatgaagttttcagatTTGTTTGAATcaggaaaagaaacaaaagttaTCCATGTTTATGATGTACAcaaagcaggggccgcggaacggttttcaaagtgggggggggggctgaccaagcaaaaaatcacaattacagtatatggtcatttttacgtttttgtacacggttttggagccccccccccccccccccccgcttccgcggcccctgcaaagTGAAAGTTTTTctatgttaaaggggaatgaaacctttggaacaagtaggcttgtgtcgaaacagaaaaatcaaagaataagaacaaagaaagtttgagaaaaatcggacaaataatgagaaagttatggtcatttgaatattgcaatcactaatgctatggagatcctcgaattggcaatgcgacaaggatgtgtgatgtcacatgtgaacaactttacCTTTGATGGAcaataaaataccctcaaaatgtctatttttgctttttctttttatgatacaaactctttaacaatgatgtattctttaaaaatctgtattacatgccctcctatagaaagaacacatgatctactgatagatgtgataaaagaggcagtttaaatgaattatatactaaagtaatggggagagttgttcacaagtgacattgcacatctttgttgcattgccaatttgaggatctccaatccatagcattagtgatcgcaatattcaaatgctcataactttctcattatttgtccgatttttctcaaactttcgttgatatgtttctttgatttttctgtattcacacaagctatcttgttccaaaggtttcattctcctttaatatctaGGCTGTCTcatattaattatttaattccAGATCCTGATAGTGCTGTATACTACCAATCAAAATCCAATATTTTGACAGATGAATGTAAGGAACAtgaatgcattaaaaaaatattgaaaaagtcatggaatttcATGTTACCAACAAATAAACCTAGTTATCTACATGTTTTTATTTACTCACTCGCTTCATATTGTTTTCTGTAAGCTTTGATTTCTTCTACAGAGGGGTTAGTCCCAAGTgacctcattactttagtaagTTCATCAGCAAAAATATGCCCCTTCCTCGTCTTGTCATAGAGTGCAAAACACTCcttgtattctatttttttaaagaaaagaatgaacAATATAAAGATATTTGACTGTAAAACCTCAActgtttacatacatgtaaatattgtgTGCTATTTATAAAATACAGAGCAtaccagaagaaaaaaaaatgataacgtAATTCAGTGTACTAGTAATTTTTTGCCATCATACTGTAATCATATTTAATTTGCTTCATGAGATGTACATCAGCGAAAAGGTTAGACCGAAAGATCAGTCTATTTCGGTCAGGATATGCTCCGCTGAGACATCACCTGGCTTCATGGCATCCTCTCCCTCCACAGACTGAAGTATCCCCTACGCACTGCATAGGCGGTGGTAGACATCATGCCATGATACACAAACTTGATTGGCTGGCAATcgctttttcaattttcattcagTTTAACATACGATATCTCAGTCGAATGAAAAGATATTGTCATGAAATTGATATCTAAAGCTACCGGTAAACATATACtctatcattttttaaacaagtggaacgcctctgacaGTCTCGCTTGCATTGTGCAAATtgatagcagcagtgctgaatttgaaaacagctattgaataattattcaaaaaaatactcaaaggataataaaatactatgtccactGACCCAAAATGGCCTTTGACTATGATCATGTAACCTAAagacgtgtgcaaaacaatcattcattcTTGACTACCATTaggtctatgtttcatgaactagatccataaactttttaagttatgatgccaattcaacgtACCCGGTCCCCAATACTGCCAAAGCTCATTaaccatgacctttgaccttggtcatgtgacctgaactgaaatgtgcacaggatattcggggatacatggttgctcttgtgtccaagtttcatcatccataaacttttaaagttatgacaattccttaAATACCCCCATCATGGCATACatgtaagttcattgaccctaggCCTAGGGCCTAAGTGACCACTGACCTTAGACTTAGTCATGTGGCCTGAAACGCTAGCGTGCACCGTATACCTACTACCGTGATCCCGTTCCGTAGACgctgtttttaatttttcacaCTGCCCTGTAAAGGCTGTATATATTTAACAATTCCCAAGACCTCGTAGACCTATTTTACCCTCGTGTTGTGGTCAGTTCCTTAGTTAGACCCCCACATTTCAGggtttcgtgaggcacacccTTATCAGACAAAATATAATCTGAGTGCCCCCCCTGGCctgggggaggggtgggataGGAAGGAGAGATTTGCTAAGAGAATTCCAATATGCAATAAGGCAAGAGTTCCGTATGCACCCCcacaaaactgaaaataaaaacatgattgatGGAGAAGAAGGTTCAGAGTCAgacctttcatttcattttcatcaattcTTAACTGTCTTATTTAAGTAACTTAGAAAGAAATATCAAATCCGCATGGACTATGGCATCAGCTGTGTATAAATTGATGATAACGACTTTGACCCCAAAATCCCAATAAGCTGGAATAGCCTATAAATATTCCGACCACACCCAATTTCCGAATGTATTGTATATGACTTCTGAGAAATGAGTGTAGGCTAGCTGCGCACATAATGCCGAGTAGCGATCGGCACGATAGCACGACGCCAGGCGCGGCGGCGGCCCATCCACCGGTAGGCCTACACTCTGTTCACGTACCAAAAAGTATTCAAACTTACCGTCAATCTGCTTTTGCGTGAATAACTGGGCCTGTgtaagaagataaagaaaataaaaacaacagaTTATTAGGATCAATAACATTATGAATCACTTAATAACTTAAAAGATAAGCAAATTCACTTATATATTCTCACCATTCTTGTCGTCGATATTATTTCCGCAAGCGCTAGCAATGAGCAAATTAACTCGTCGTCTAGTCTGTACTACGTATACTGTATATGTACTATGTACGGTATGGTACGGTACGGTAcgtaccaacgaacgtagagggcagcaacacacaagcgtgttgctctaaggaaggtcaactccgctcgaattctgtgaccactctaaaaaataaggtggggttttgggaaatttgtcgagttgattttttttcatttgttaatttcaaatattttttaatgaacaattattagatcggttattctgggtataaatattaaagatattacttttatttttaaagaaaatatttagcttaaataatcatgattttgacatttttcctcattttggaatattaagtctatgacgaggatacctcatatctcttattttcttctgctgaatttcgctgcaccactaataaatgcatagacaaccaccgtaataatcgaggtcatttttctggcctgggtgcgccgagtctggcccggtcgcgcagctagcttgtgacgttgatgatgcgctggggcttcaggcgactcgtcatagaccTTCTAGCAACATAGACAATGACGTCCAATATGCCTAGTCTGATTTGAAGTGCAAttgcttcagggctgatgtttatcaacgattattgttcaaggttagatttcaaatttttaatttcattcgacttttaaatctataaatctgaaataaaggcgctgtttccccgaaatccgggtctaaatttcaacttcGAGTCCGAGActatggacggcgaaaaaacccatgcatcggatgcattgcattggctgcgcgctgcgctgcagctgcactgtgatgatgggttcagcgaagagctcagagaaaataaggtggtcatattcaatcccgaaatgctttgcgagtggtcacaaaatcgtctcgacgcgaatcacctaatacagccgtctggtgaaatcgctgataacaacaatcaccgatttggtaatgatttagtttctaaaacttatatttgtaaagttttaaatatcaacgtatgttttttaaatgtatgtatattctccaacataattttttaatgttatctttgatatcgttgtagtcatattctttcatattgttttcgtgatcgctactaatttgttgttgtattggatcggcgtatgatttcgttggcataaatgataaaatatgcgcgtacctcagctgcatgcgcgtatcgagttgaccttccttagagcaacacgcttgtgtgttgctgccctctacgttcgttggtacgTACCGGAGTACCGGTACTGTACTGTACTGTACTGTATTTCGGTCGAAATACTCGAACCCACGCCACGGCCACggctagaaaaaaaaaaccgaagaTCAGAGGTTTATGAGGACGGAATTAAAATATATAGGTACCGgtaatttttgttttagaaTCAAGTTAGCTGTGCCTGTGATATGCCATTTACGACAATAACCAAACAAAGATTTTTGTAGTAGGCTGTAGGGACATTATAGCAGTGGAAATGACGTTCCACAGTTTTTAttagttttattattttatgaaatccatgtcatttttcaccaaatttacAGAGAGTtaatctatgcattatgaaaatgcaatatAGGTTAATGTGCTGATTTTTTTCTCGGACTTCAAAGTCACCGTATTTAATTAATGATTATGAAATGTTGCGCAATCAAGATAAGAGAATATATATATGCCTCTCTTAGatgacctcacgaattcaccaaatgcaTGTGTTTAAATCATCCGTTAGGCCTATAGGGCCTACTCTGTCGATATCGCATCAAACTTTCAGGATATGTAACTGCATGAATGGATACCAAAGTAGGAAATATCTCAATTGGCAAAACTATATccatttggagtcagcagcggcCTCATTTTACAAGAAAGGTGCACGAAACCttcaaaaaaacaaatcttcaaaagaTGTGAATCTACTCGAAAAATTAAAAAGGTACCGTCCGGTACTAGTTTAAGCTGcactcaaaatccatgtcattttcatcagaTTCAGCAAAATTGTACAGCATTGCAAATGTGTAGGAAAGttaatatggggtccatgtgctggtttataaactatcagtgtccaaagtattgcgagttggcttgccATGAACCCCGTTTGAAACAGTCTAAATAATGCGCCTAAAACGGGCACGgtccaaaatgtataaaatacgaataattccgtagttctgctcccaaacattcaaaatccatgtcattttcgaatttcatcatactctctagctTGTAGAGGAATATAATCCGAAGatgttaaataaaaatatggggtccatgtgctcggtTAATAAACTATTAGTGTCcgaaagtgttgcgagttggaaACAGTCTAAAATGCgcctaaaacgggcaaaagtctaatatataccgtccaaaatgtctaaaatacgaatggttccttaaTTATCGTCCGGCCGCCCAagagtccatgtcattttcatcatacatatattctgaagacattaaaaacatggggtccatgtgctcgttttcagattatatcagtgtccaaagtattCAGTTAGCCCtatgaaacagcccaaaatgggtcgaaaacaagcaaaagtctgataataccgtTGGTTCGATCCGTATACGGTCATACTTAAGCACCTGaataaatgatgcaaaaattaacatgggtccattAGGCCctatgtgcttgattttttttgctataaCAATTAGAGCTTCAAACAAATTTATGGATGGCTtatgaattgcgcattcaaaagaatttggcatttttagaccccacgagatcacaacaatgaaTTTAAAGCTCTATTACCGTCagtcaaaatcatgaatatttcatcaaattttgcaatataattgATAATTGTATCCCtaagatggataatctatttaAATTGCTATTAACTATTTGCTCTTTTAAGTCCAACagcactctcagttcttaggAATTGCGCGACTGGGATAACAAAAACtcatcctaaaaaaaaaatgaaatttcaataacaaacttgagaagtacaaGAAATGCTGCagtttattca
This genomic interval from Lytechinus pictus isolate F3 Inbred chromosome 3, Lp3.0, whole genome shotgun sequence contains the following:
- the LOC129257207 gene encoding calmodulin-like protein 4 gives rise to the protein MAQLFTQKQIDEYKECFALYDKTRKGHIFADELTKVMRSLGTNPSVEEIKAYRKQYEANDKISFSDFLVIMYEQHKNENPFKEIMDAFRLTDTQNRGFIMASEFRNIMTKFGEKISDREVDDMMREFGIQKNGFVKYYDIVPKLLEPIPDHYK